From the Ctenopharyngodon idella isolate HZGC_01 chromosome 3, HZGC01, whole genome shotgun sequence genome, one window contains:
- the LOC127508791 gene encoding uncharacterized protein LOC127508791: MFVLALLTCIMLRAFSAQAKVVMCFEECKESFYKTTEPRGMDPNGKKICQKHEHGGFIYATLYSVSDRIPLYSAYTFDPACSSTAGRTDDWYIEPQISQPDSRTEYMVREKELDEDNVKRYQAISSDYSDTGYIRGQLNPSSFQCKDGLKATFTLTNAAPMDACFNHAYWKSWESALRSFLKTKLDSDGGSAAVYIVTGTVTVANVKIPQKEISEDPERVTVPSHIWTAVCYKHHSDDTKSFSFGYVGDNQPEGSVSLMSVSDLNKRLSELSKTQSISIFVDDCSGDRDKLNMVQGVFDKFMNVPGLQVTSDVQNTLGALRRAVNSGYISSVNSIKMSKLTGELTIDSMDAYVNVTEELKDLAGIACLITKVKPANVSGLSDAVECLLVPEKQMTAADGSHCSSVSESSSGCECDTGGETKPCCSSPCLYQHTLNSYRCYSGQKLIPCSPRYSLITANGARCLDDHPCATYDKDYYWCNTTSGSWDYCSPPLWRSKTLNGKYCRSNHACAKYGKDQLWCYTDHEGNYDDCCISYDCYSTVTGLTCRSDDPCGARGYTYPWCYTDSNGSWIKCCKECVNQ, encoded by the exons ATGTTTGTTCTGGCTCTGCTCACCTGTATTATGCTGAGAGCATTCAGTGCTCAAGCAAAAGTGGTCATGTGCTTCGAAGAGTGTAAAGAGAGTTTCTACAAAACTACAGAACCAAGAGGAATGGATCCGAACGGCAAGAAAATCTGTCAGAAGCATGAACATGGAGGGTTTATTTATGCCACGCTGTACTCAGTTTCTGACAGGATTCCCCTCTACAGCGCCTACACATTTGATCCTGCGTGCTCAAGCACTGCTGGAAGGACAGACGATTGGTACATCGAGCCACAG ATTTCCCAACCTGATTCCCGAACTGAATATATGGTCCGTGAGAAGGAATTAGATGAAGATAATGTAAAAAGATATCAAGCCATCAGCAGCGACTACAGCGACACCGGGTATATTCGTGGACAGCTAAACCCAAGCAGCTTCCAATGCAAGGACGGCCTTAAGGCAACGTTTACTCTGACCAATGCAGCACCTATGGACGCGTGTTTTAACCATGCCTACTGGAAGAGTTGGGAGAGCGCTCTGAGGAGTTTTTTAAAAACCAAGCTCGACAGTGACGGTGGTTCTGCGGCAGTCTACATTGTCACAGGTACGGTAACTGTTGCAAATGTAAAGATTCCACAAAAGGAAATCTCTGAAGACCCTGAAAGGGTGACCGTGCCCTCTCACATCTGGACGGCCGTCTGCTATAAACACCACAGTGATGACACAAAGTCTTTCTCCTTCGGCTATGTGGGGGACAATCAGCCGGAAGGTAGCGTAAGCCTGATGAGCGTTTCAGACCTGAACAAGCGGCTCAGTGAGCTCTCAAAAACTCAGTCAATTAGCATTTTTGTTGATGATTGTTCTGGTGACCGTGATAAATTAAATATGGTTCAGGGTGTGTTTGACAAATTCATGAATGTGCCAGGACTCCAGGTGACCTCAGATGTGCAGAACACACTCGGAGCACTGAGAAGGGCTGTCAACAGTGGCTACATATCATCTGTAAACAGCATCAAGATGAGTAAGTTGACAGGAGAATTAACTATTGACAGCATGGACGCTTATGTCAATGTGACGGAAGAGCTGAAAGATTTGGCTGGAATTGCTTGTCTTATAACTAAAGTCAAACCAGCAAATGTGTCCGGGCTGTCAGATGCTGTTGAATGCCTGTTGGTCCCAGAGAAGCAGATGACTGCAGCCGATGGATCGCACTGCTCAAGCGTCTCAGAATCGAGTAGTGGCTGTGAATGTGACACAGGAGGTGAAACCAAGCCCTGCTGCTCCTCTCCCTGCCTCTACCAGCACACACTCAATTCCTACAGGTGTTACTCAGGCCAAAAGCTGATACCATGCTCTCCACGGTACTCGCTCATCACGGCTAATGGAGCGAGATGTTTGGATGATCACCCATGCGCCACTTACGATAAGGACTACTACTGGTGCAACACCACCTCTGGCAGCTGGGACTACTGCAGCCCTCCGCTATGGAGAAGTAAGACTCTGAACGGGAAGTACTGCCGGAGCAACCATGCTTGTGCTAAATATGGTAAAGACCAGCTGTGGTGCTACACGGATCATGAAGGCAATTATGATGATTGCTGTATTTCTTACGACTGCTACTCCACTGTGACTGGCCTGACCTGCAGGTCTGATGACCCTTGTGGAGCACGTGGCTATACTTACCCATGGTGCTACACAGATAGTAATGGCAGCTGGATTAAATGTTGCAAAGAGTGTGTAAACCAGTAG